A single Oncorhynchus mykiss isolate Arlee chromosome 22, USDA_OmykA_1.1, whole genome shotgun sequence DNA region contains:
- the LOC110501406 gene encoding protocadherin-8-like: protein MGFCWIRGVGECVVLAVLFYSVQSTTTRYYTYEEDAPGTEIGNLSQDLKIDPAEDPGTSFRFMQETNSSVIQMREIDGLLAVGETIDREHLCPRFPRCFVTFDIVAFSKEKFQLIHVEIEVKDINDNSPHFLHKETTLEISENVQVDSRFPLDIAVDHDVGNNYIQRYHISPSSHFIVDVRSREDGVKYAELVLVKAMDREVEDSYTIEVTATDGGEPPRSGSMTVHIKVLDFNDNSPTFEHNSLKVELYEDSPIGYQVLKVHAFDPDAGINGEVVYGFVEDTSSEAVRIFNVDRISGAVTLKTLVDYEKQRSYELNIKASDLGTNSIPSTCKVVVDVVDVNDNAPEITIKPMTSTSDGVAYITEAAAEESFVALISTSDSDSGSNGYVRSSLHGHDHFKLQQAYGDTFMIVTTTTLDREKIPEYNLTVVAEDLGTPPFKTVKQYTIRVTDENDNAPLFSKSIYEVSVLENNIPGSYITTVVARDLDMGKNAKVSYKLIDSDVVGEASILTYVSIDPMSGSLYSLRSFDFETVQQIELTIQADDKGSPQLSSTSMIRIKVVDQNDNYPYFTFPVMLNDSAEVPLPVNAPLGYLALWVKGQDEDEGMNGELSFRIVQGDSNLFSINKDTGEIALKQGLASAIGNVLEIKIAVSDNGRSPLSSSATIRFVVTDSQLSDDQVVIVLRSTDEEDAGLDVSVVVIIMLGGGCALLLIAIVIVVITCKLNQGGKDQDSKRDVSHVLFDSRHHPRLNSAEPNMYGGPRGFLNERTSSSLDESSLYEEKNGDLESQMFLPPKPFLPTSMWQGEKYCLQMSGIDQQSVKDSGKGDSDFNDSDSDISGDGGKRNLTTFQPWAKSSFHAANTLAVDCQGTYCVIPTQSFQAPLDNTYTIGFSQAPVYNNPHAYPHSWKDFGYSTSIPKARNTMQTFSHHTGTLPSYFAHQTRQSAAGLAEIQEHKQDITTVATISEVATIF, encoded by the exons ATGGGATTCTGCTGGATTCGAGGAGTTGGAGAGTGCGTGGTGCttgctgttctgttctactcgGTTCAGTCTACAACTACGAGGTACTACACGTATGAAGAGGATGCGCCCGGGACAGAGATTGGAAATCTGTCTCAGGATTTAAAGATAGACCCAGCAGAGGACCCTGGAACATCTTTCCGCTTCATGCAGGAGACCAATTCGTCTGTGATTCAAATGAGGGAGATTGATGGACTTTTAGCAGTTGGGGAAACGATTGACCGAGAGCATCTCTGCCCAAGGTTCCCGCGATGCTTTGTCACCTTCGACATTGTTGCCTTCTCCAAAGAAAAGTTTCAGCTCATCCACGTGGAGATCGAGGTAAAGGACATCAATGATAACTCACCCCACTTCCTCCACAAAGAGACGACCCTTGAGATATCCGAGAATGTTCAGGTGGACTCACGATTCCCGTTGGACATCGCTGTTGACCATGATGTCGGCAATAACTACATCCAACGttaccatatctctccctccagcCATTTCATAGTTGATGTGCGCAGCAGGGAGGATGGGGTGAAGTATGCTGAACTTGTGCTTGTGAAAGCAATGGACAGAGAGGTTGAAGATTCCTACACAATTGAAGTGACCGCAACAGATGGGGGAGAGCCACCCAGATCCGGATCAATGACTGTTCATATCAAAGTGCTGGATTTTAATGACAACAGCCCAACGTTTGAGCACAACTCACTAAAAGTTGAACTTTATGAGGATTCACCCATAGGTTACCAAGTGCTGAAAGTGCATGCGTTTGACCCAGATGCTGGCATCAATGGCGAGGTAGTGTATGGATTTGTAGAAGACACGTCATCTGAAGCAGTGCGCATTTTTAATGTAGACCGAATTTCCGGTGCTGTGACTTTAAAAACATTGGTTGATTATGAGAAGCAGAGGTCTTATGAATTGAACATTAAAGCATCCGATTTAGGCACAAATTCTATTCCATCGACCTGCAAAGTTGTTGTGGATGTTGTAGATGTAAATGATAACGCACCAGAAATCACTATCAAGCCAATGACCTCGACTAGTGATGGTGTAGCTTACATCACGGAGGCCGCAGCGGAGGAAAGTTTTGTTGCGCTGATCAGCACCTCGGACAGTGACTCTGGCTCGAACGGTTACGTGCGCAGCAGCCTACACGGCCACGATCATTTCAAGCTGCAACAGGCCTACGGGGACACTTTTATGATTGTAACAACCACCACTTTAGATAGAGAGAAGATCCCAGAGTATAACCTCACTGTAGTGGCTGAAGACCTCGGAACACCACCTTTCAAAACAGTGAAGCAGTATACCATCAGAGTGACCGACGAGAACGACAACGCCCCCCTCTTCAGTAAATCCATTTATGAAGTTTCTGTCCTGGAAAATAATATCCCTGGGtcatatataactactgttgtagcACGTGACCTTGACATGGGTAAAAATGCCAAAGTATCATACAAACTAATTGATTCAGATGTTGTGGGTGAGGCCTCCATTTTGACTTATGTGTCTATAGACCCAATGTCAGGGTCATTGTATAGTCTGAGATCTTTTGATTTTGAAACCGTCCAACAGATTGAATTAACCATCCAGGCTGATGACAAGGGATCACCTCAGCTGTCAAGCACATCCATGATCAGAATCAAAGTTGTTGATCAGAACGACAACTATCCCTATTTCACCTTTCCTGTTATGCTGAATGACTCTGCTgaagttcctcttcctgtcaatGCACCACTGGGGTACCTGGCCCTATGGGTCAAGGGCCAGGATGAGGATGAGGGCATGAATGGTGAGCTCAGCTTCAGAATCGTACAAGGTGACTCTAACCTATTTTCAATCAATAAAGACACTGGAGAAATAGCTCTAAAACAGGGGCTGGCCTCTGCGATTGGAAATGTTTTGGAAATCAAAATTGCAGTGAGTGACAATGGGAGATCCCCCCTCTCCAGCAGTGCCACCATTCGCTTTGTTGTCACAGATTCGCAGCTCTCAGACGACCAAGTTGTCATTGTACTACGTTCAACTGATGAGGAAGACGCAGGCTTGGATGTTTCAGTAGTAGTTATCATAATGCTCGGCGGGGGTTGTGCTCTGCTGCTGATTGCCATAGTGATTGTTGTTATCACATGCAAGTTGAATCAAGGAGGGAAGGATCAAGACTCCAAGAGAGACGTGTCTCACGTCCTGTTTGACTCCAGGCATCATCCCAGGCTCAACTCTGCAGAACCCAACATGTACGGTGGACCAAGGGGTTTCCTCAATGAAAGGACCTCTTCATCTCTTGATGAGTCCAGCCTGTATGAGGAGAAAAATGGAGACTTGGAGTCACAG ATGTTCCTGCCTCCTAAGCCTTTCCTACCAACATCTATGTGGCAAGGGGAAAAATACTGcctgcaaatgag TGGCATTGACCAGCAGAGCGTAAAGGACAGTGGCAAGGGAGACAGTGACTTCAATGACAGTGACTCTGACATCAGTGGGGATGGAGGCAAGAGGAACCTCACCACCTTCCAGCCCTGGGCCAAAA GTTCCTTCCACGCCGCTAACACCCTCGCTGTGGATTGTCAAGGCACTTACTGTGTAATACCAACCCAAAGCTTCCAGGCCCCACTAGACAATACATACACAATTGGCTTTTCCCAAGCACCGGTCTACAACAATCCCCATGCCTATCCCCACTCCTGGAAAGACTTTGGCTACAGCACCAGCATTCCCAAAGCAAGAAACACCATGCAGACGTTCTCTCATCACACAGGTACACTCCCCTCTTACTTCGCCCATCAAACGAGACAATCTGCTGCCGGACTGGCTGAAATTCAGGAGCACAAACAAGATATTACTACAGTGGCAACCATATCTGAAGTTGCCACCATTTTTTAA